One Jeotgalibaca porci genomic region harbors:
- a CDS encoding YtxH domain-containing protein, which yields MKDFTQGLLFGAVVGGLVTLLNTPRSGQENRIRLQAYMQDNAESMDELNADLSRLKDSINRLATEGLGVVNTATQEITASVEDFAAKNQPRIRRVSDRLTELTETIEEEAAKYEMPNV from the coding sequence ATGAAAGATTTCACTCAAGGTTTACTATTTGGAGCAGTTGTAGGTGGTTTGGTTACTTTATTAAATACACCGCGCAGTGGTCAGGAAAATCGTATCCGACTACAGGCATATATGCAAGATAATGCAGAATCAATGGACGAATTGAATGCAGACTTAAGTCGTTTGAAAGATTCTATTAATCGTTTAGCTACTGAAGGTTTAGGAGTTGTAAATACCGCGACGCAGGAAATTACTGCATCCGTTGAAGATTTCGCCGCTAAAAACCAACCTCGGATTCGTCGTGTGAGTGATCGTCTGACGGAATTAACCGAAACGATTGAAGAAGAAGCTGCTAAATACGAAATGCCCAATGTTTAA
- a CDS encoding peptidylprolyl isomerase, whose amino-acid sequence MKKWALSALTFAAAATLAGCADNSETVATSTGGDVTKDELYAAMKDYVGEETLQRLIIVDLLEDEVGKNDFAKEADAEARTTMANYGGEEQFMYILSQSGFSSVKDYTDQLYMNKLLVDVVKSRTEFTDEEVQAYYDAIEPNLQASHILVDDEELAKDLIKQLDEGADFAELAKEHSSDSSAENGGELGSFGRGRMVAEFEDAVFALKDGEYSKEPVQSQYGFHIIKRTATDEKEAFDAEAVKEKMMEEKLADYTKLQEVMVSLVEESDVKIKDEDLKGALDSYKKTEEVEETESATEESETEESAE is encoded by the coding sequence ATGAAAAAATGGGCTCTATCAGCTTTGACATTCGCAGCAGCAGCTACTTTGGCTGGATGTGCGGACAATAGTGAAACGGTTGCAACTTCGACTGGCGGAGATGTAACGAAAGATGAATTATATGCAGCAATGAAAGACTATGTTGGTGAAGAAACATTACAACGTCTTATTATCGTTGATTTGCTAGAAGACGAAGTTGGCAAAAATGATTTCGCGAAAGAAGCAGATGCTGAAGCGCGGACAACAATGGCAAACTACGGCGGCGAAGAACAATTTATGTATATCTTGAGTCAATCAGGATTTTCTTCAGTTAAAGACTACACGGACCAACTTTACATGAACAAATTGTTGGTTGACGTTGTGAAAAGCCGTACGGAATTCACAGATGAAGAAGTACAAGCTTACTACGATGCAATCGAACCAAATCTTCAAGCGTCACATATTTTAGTTGATGACGAAGAGTTGGCAAAAGATTTAATCAAACAATTGGACGAAGGTGCTGATTTTGCTGAACTAGCGAAAGAACATTCATCTGATTCATCTGCTGAAAATGGTGGCGAACTGGGTTCATTTGGTCGCGGTCGAATGGTAGCGGAATTTGAAGATGCTGTTTTTGCATTGAAAGATGGCGAATATTCGAAAGAACCTGTTCAATCACAATATGGTTTCCACATTATCAAACGTACGGCTACAGATGAAAAAGAAGCATTTGACGCTGAAGCTGTAAAAGAAAAAATGATGGAAGAAAAATTGGCTGATTACACGAAATTACAAGAAGTAATGGTGTCATTGGTTGAAGAATCTGATGTTAAAATTAAAGATGAAGATTTGAAAGGCGCTCTAGATTCTTACAAGAAGACTGAAGAAGTCGAAGAAACAGAATCAGCTACTGAAGAGTCTGAAACTGAAGAATCAGCTGAATAA
- a CDS encoding 3'-5' exoribonuclease YhaM family protein → MTKKIYEFEIDEALELFALIKSADVRKAKNNKPFIAFTFQDKSGQIDGKFWDAKDEDIARFQAGTVVQVTGKREMYQNNPQLRITKLRPITDSEPYTPEMFMERAPMRTEDMVEEINQTLFEITSAPVNRIVRHILNKYHKAFFEFPAAKRHHHAFPGGLSFHTVSILRLAKAVAKNYPTVNHSLLFGGVILHDIGKTIELSGSMSTEYTLKGNLIGHIVLMDEEITKACEALKINEDNEDVILLKHVVLAHHGKLEYGSPVVPHLLEAEIIHHLDMLDASINMIDTALARTTEGTFSERIFGLENRSFYKPHSHTKPEVE, encoded by the coding sequence GTGACTAAGAAAATATATGAATTTGAAATTGATGAGGCATTAGAGCTTTTCGCATTGATTAAGAGTGCGGATGTTCGAAAGGCGAAGAATAATAAGCCGTTTATTGCGTTCACATTTCAAGATAAAAGTGGACAGATTGACGGAAAGTTTTGGGATGCCAAAGATGAAGATATTGCCCGTTTCCAAGCAGGAACCGTTGTTCAAGTAACAGGGAAGCGCGAAATGTATCAAAATAATCCGCAACTAAGAATTACGAAGTTACGTCCGATTACAGACAGTGAACCTTATACACCGGAAATGTTTATGGAGCGTGCACCTATGCGGACGGAGGATATGGTTGAGGAAATCAACCAGACCTTATTTGAAATTACGAGTGCACCAGTGAATCGGATTGTGCGTCATATTTTGAATAAATATCACAAAGCATTCTTTGAATTTCCAGCAGCGAAACGCCATCACCATGCATTTCCTGGGGGATTGAGCTTCCATACGGTTTCGATTCTTCGTTTGGCAAAAGCAGTTGCTAAGAATTATCCAACTGTGAATCACTCATTGTTGTTCGGTGGCGTTATTTTACACGACATTGGTAAAACAATTGAGTTATCCGGCAGCATGTCTACCGAATACACGTTAAAAGGGAATTTAATCGGCCATATCGTTTTGATGGATGAAGAAATTACGAAAGCGTGTGAGGCGTTGAAAATTAACGAGGATAATGAAGATGTTATTCTATTGAAACACGTTGTGCTAGCGCATCATGGGAAGTTGGAATACGGTTCACCGGTCGTTCCCCATCTCTTAGAGGCAGAAATCATTCATCATTTGGATATGTTAGATGCCTCCATCAATATGATCGATACAGCCTTGGCACGTACAACTGAGGGAACATTCAGTGAGCGCATTTTCGGATTAGAAAATCGTTCATTCTACAAACCGCACTCACATACAAAACCAGAAGTTGAATAG
- a CDS encoding ATP-binding protein, whose protein sequence is MKIEKIEIYGYGKWTQTTFSNLQDLHLFLGNNEAGKSTIASFIHTIFFGFPSRRKKDTNTYEPKMGERYGGRLTLSGTRYGTVTIERVKNRDRDKATLMHQNGVQEIVENLPRYLLGVDSATYDDLYTFQVDRLLNLRHVKKEELNRYLMGIGATGSELFLNLADGYRKEAQKTFKPSGKNPELNKKLAETEKLWEQLQVAKRNNNNYQTLLLKLEAIQEELEQGSTQLTVLEKENQALSEAIRLGDYYQEWRALSEKIESVNTRFLPPDAAKRWERLQVSLTDYLNRLSAVNVHVQNEQKIYNAFENNNWYTEHRSKWQALQDDYGKTQDLFTEAHTLTNQMNQEEAALVMYKRQYGFGDDMVQLNPENEATIQALLAEEEKLQNQMALVKQRIATCYTELDSLEKRLKDSELQQQASTQSPTSSANKMRIVWWGIAAVAIVAAVVLPEFRIYAAIAALAAIGLSFMKPKAPAQTEAYIAEQTRASRLRDLREDEEAVQERLLQFLNEQESLELALEQEQEKQQKWLVTANYPLTFSLQRVLDENPAAHITTLQTALKETATRLDSVELQLTDWETRTAFIREYFQFNHLEPKTFFERFPELHRQLEVEQAQAKNSADKIADFKAERKELQKRLDETNAKRQEMLDGANVTSETEFYELIQAKENQTKQQQRRDFLAEQLAGKETLLEQYPDKDKAENKRTQNQLKMNRFSEKRIALQEEEVALRHDISILEDGGTYSSLLQDYAILETEVRELMVEWGKKVIAAEWLEETLRHGKEDRLPHILTDMRTYFERLTDGKYTQIIFQKSGLKIRQNDGTVFEPFELSQGTIEQLYIAMRFAFIKNTADIANMPILVDDGFVNFDNTRKEVVYELLRELSATAQIFFFTFDRTVVQKFSEEQISVLN, encoded by the coding sequence GTGAAGATTGAAAAAATCGAAATCTACGGCTATGGGAAATGGACCCAGACAACCTTTAGTAACCTGCAAGACCTTCACCTTTTTCTGGGAAATAACGAGGCCGGTAAGAGCACCATTGCTTCTTTCATCCATACGATTTTCTTTGGTTTTCCCTCCCGTCGGAAAAAAGATACGAACACGTATGAACCGAAAATGGGCGAACGTTATGGGGGTCGTCTAACCTTATCTGGTACCCGTTACGGAACAGTCACAATTGAGCGTGTCAAAAATCGTGACCGTGATAAAGCCACGTTGATGCATCAAAATGGCGTACAGGAAATCGTCGAGAATTTGCCCCGTTATTTGTTAGGCGTCGATAGCGCCACATATGATGATTTATATACCTTTCAAGTGGATCGTCTATTAAATTTACGTCATGTTAAAAAAGAAGAATTAAACCGTTATTTAATGGGGATTGGTGCTACAGGAAGTGAATTATTCCTTAATTTAGCGGATGGCTATCGTAAAGAGGCACAAAAAACGTTTAAACCTTCGGGTAAAAATCCCGAGTTAAACAAAAAATTGGCTGAGACTGAAAAGCTGTGGGAGCAACTACAAGTGGCGAAACGCAACAACAATAATTATCAGACGTTATTATTGAAGTTGGAAGCCATTCAAGAAGAATTAGAGCAGGGAAGCACCCAACTTACCGTTTTAGAAAAAGAAAATCAGGCGCTAAGCGAAGCCATTCGTCTCGGAGATTATTATCAGGAATGGCGCGCACTTTCTGAAAAGATTGAATCCGTAAATACACGTTTTCTTCCGCCAGACGCTGCCAAACGTTGGGAACGTCTGCAAGTTAGTTTAACCGATTATTTGAACCGTTTATCGGCTGTAAATGTGCACGTGCAAAATGAACAGAAAATTTATAACGCATTTGAAAATAATAATTGGTACACAGAACACCGTTCCAAATGGCAGGCACTGCAGGACGATTACGGGAAGACGCAAGATTTATTTACCGAGGCACATACCTTGACGAACCAAATGAATCAAGAAGAAGCCGCATTGGTAATGTACAAGCGGCAATATGGATTTGGCGATGATATGGTACAACTAAATCCGGAAAATGAAGCGACTATTCAGGCGTTGTTGGCAGAAGAAGAGAAATTACAAAATCAGATGGCGCTAGTTAAGCAACGAATTGCTACTTGTTATACCGAGCTAGATTCTTTAGAAAAGCGCTTAAAAGATAGTGAGTTGCAACAACAAGCCAGCACTCAATCACCAACATCATCCGCAAATAAAATGCGGATTGTTTGGTGGGGAATCGCCGCAGTGGCAATCGTAGCGGCGGTTGTGCTACCTGAATTCCGTATTTATGCAGCGATTGCAGCCTTAGCTGCCATTGGATTATCCTTTATGAAACCAAAAGCACCGGCACAAACAGAGGCTTATATTGCAGAACAGACACGGGCAAGTCGTTTACGTGACTTACGCGAAGATGAAGAAGCCGTGCAAGAACGTCTCCTTCAGTTTTTAAACGAACAGGAAAGTTTGGAACTGGCGTTGGAACAGGAACAAGAGAAACAACAAAAGTGGTTGGTAACAGCAAACTATCCGCTGACATTTTCATTGCAGCGGGTCTTGGATGAAAATCCTGCTGCCCATATCACCACGTTACAAACTGCACTTAAGGAAACCGCAACGCGTTTGGACAGTGTGGAATTGCAATTAACCGATTGGGAAACCCGAACCGCATTCATTCGAGAATATTTCCAATTTAATCACTTGGAGCCAAAGACCTTTTTCGAACGTTTCCCAGAGCTTCACCGTCAACTAGAAGTGGAACAGGCGCAAGCGAAAAATAGTGCGGATAAAATTGCTGATTTCAAAGCGGAGCGCAAAGAGCTTCAAAAACGCTTGGACGAGACGAATGCAAAACGGCAAGAAATGCTCGATGGCGCAAATGTAACCAGCGAAACTGAATTTTATGAATTGATTCAAGCCAAAGAGAACCAAACGAAGCAACAGCAACGTCGTGATTTCTTGGCAGAGCAATTAGCCGGGAAAGAGACATTGTTGGAACAGTATCCTGATAAAGACAAAGCTGAAAATAAACGTACTCAGAATCAACTGAAAATGAATCGTTTTTCTGAAAAGCGGATCGCGCTTCAAGAAGAAGAGGTCGCATTGCGACATGACATCAGTATTTTGGAAGATGGCGGTACGTACAGCAGCCTCTTGCAAGATTACGCCATTTTAGAAACAGAAGTGCGCGAATTAATGGTCGAGTGGGGCAAGAAAGTTATCGCAGCGGAATGGCTGGAAGAAACTTTGCGTCATGGAAAAGAAGACCGTCTCCCACATATTTTAACGGATATGCGAACGTACTTTGAACGCTTGACGGATGGGAAATATACGCAAATTATTTTTCAGAAATCAGGGTTAAAGATTCGTCAAAATGATGGGACTGTGTTTGAGCCGTTTGAACTTTCTCAAGGAACGATCGAACAACTGTATATTGCGATGCGTTTTGCATTTATTAAGAATACGGCTGACATTGCAAACATGCCGATTCTCGTAGATGACGGTTTTGTGAACTTTGATAATACCCGTAAAGAGGTCGTTTATGAGTTGTTGCGTGAACTGAGTGCGACTGCGCAAATTTTCTTTTTTACATTTGATCGCACGGTTGTACAAAAGTTTTCAGAAGAACAAATCAGTGTGCTAAACTAA
- a CDS encoding metallophosphoesterase family protein, with protein MIRFIHTADLHLDSPFKGLKQLHPKLYNQVYQSTFKSFERLVTIAIEEAVDFIVISGDIYDGDNQSVKAQAFFREQMQRLDTASIPVYLSHGNHDFMDSGISRLKLPDNVKVFGHEPETYYHDTVAITGFSYPKRWVTERMIEKYPKRAKTDFHIGLLHGFLEGSGATEDVYAPFTMGDLLAKQYDYWALGHIHKRQILNQQPPIVYSGNTQGRNPNELGEKGAFLVTLQKGLDPTLTFINTAPIWWIEKTISLVGIQTLDALYSKISEEIIKAQKPEQTILLSLILDDREELSDDALERIHNGDLIAGISQSEAVYLYRITLAPKTERLVFSADDRMQQSFNRSKDHLSAVETYRDVLTDLFKHPTVRTRFADFEQDTELREKILQEAEELLLEDIVFEEGETTRED; from the coding sequence GTGATTCGTTTTATACATACTGCTGATTTGCATTTGGACAGTCCGTTCAAAGGGCTTAAGCAGTTGCATCCGAAATTATATAATCAGGTTTATCAATCAACGTTCAAATCATTTGAACGTCTCGTGACAATCGCAATTGAGGAGGCGGTTGATTTTATAGTTATTTCCGGAGATATTTATGACGGAGATAATCAAAGTGTGAAGGCACAAGCCTTTTTCCGAGAACAGATGCAACGGTTGGACACAGCGTCTATTCCGGTTTATTTATCTCACGGGAATCATGACTTTATGGATAGTGGGATATCGCGCCTTAAATTGCCGGATAACGTGAAAGTATTCGGTCACGAACCGGAAACTTACTACCACGACACTGTTGCCATAACCGGCTTCAGTTATCCCAAACGTTGGGTCACAGAACGAATGATTGAAAAGTATCCCAAACGTGCCAAAACAGATTTCCATATCGGTCTTTTGCATGGATTCTTAGAGGGTTCAGGAGCGACCGAGGATGTTTACGCGCCCTTTACTATGGGGGATTTACTGGCGAAGCAGTATGATTACTGGGCTTTAGGGCATATCCACAAGCGTCAAATTTTAAATCAACAGCCGCCTATCGTTTACTCGGGTAATACTCAGGGACGTAATCCGAACGAATTGGGCGAAAAAGGAGCTTTTTTGGTCACCTTACAAAAAGGGCTGGATCCAACCTTAACTTTCATTAATACCGCTCCGATATGGTGGATAGAAAAGACGATTTCGCTGGTTGGGATTCAAACTTTGGATGCTCTTTATTCCAAAATTTCCGAAGAAATAATTAAGGCACAAAAGCCTGAGCAAACCATCTTGTTGTCGCTCATTTTAGATGACCGCGAAGAATTGTCCGATGATGCGTTGGAGCGCATTCACAACGGTGACCTTATAGCCGGTATTTCGCAGTCAGAAGCGGTTTATCTTTACCGAATCACTTTGGCACCTAAAACAGAACGTCTGGTATTTTCCGCGGATGATCGCATGCAACAGAGTTTCAATCGCAGTAAGGACCATCTTTCCGCCGTTGAAACGTACCGTGATGTTCTCACGGATTTGTTCAAGCACCCAACTGTTCGGACACGCTTCGCTGATTTCGAGCAGGACACCGAGCTAAGAGAAAAAATATTACAAGAAGCAGAGGAATTACTCCTCGAAGATATTGTTTTTGAGGAGGGAGAAACAACTCGTGAAGATTGA
- a CDS encoding YlbF family regulator, with amino-acid sequence MKNIYDIAYELESSLREQPAFQALTESYAAVQADEESRSLFGEFTGIQQQIQMKQMSGEGLDEEFIQQAQEVAGRAGENEMIQKMMTAEQQLGTVIEDINKIIVRPLQEMYAQAPETE; translated from the coding sequence ATGAAAAACATTTATGATATTGCATATGAATTAGAATCAAGCCTACGTGAGCAACCAGCTTTCCAAGCGTTGACAGAATCTTACGCTGCAGTTCAGGCAGATGAAGAGTCACGTTCATTGTTCGGTGAGTTCACTGGCATTCAACAACAAATCCAAATGAAACAAATGTCAGGCGAAGGTTTGGATGAAGAGTTCATTCAACAAGCACAAGAAGTTGCAGGACGCGCAGGCGAAAACGAAATGATCCAAAAAATGATGACTGCTGAGCAACAATTAGGAACAGTTATCGAAGATATCAACAAAATCATCGTTCGTCCATTACAAGAAATGTACGCACAAGCACCAGAAACTGAATAA
- a CDS encoding PBP1A family penicillin-binding protein, translated as MKEEWKIKLKNWGQRQSVVLKNFWRRYRINKLVILLGLVMVLISSSYLVFLAKTANVENLKAGLAQTTLVYDRYGEEAGELYAQKGTFVTIEEISTNIQDAVISTEDKRFYSHNGFDPIGIGRAAVGYVINRGNIVGGGSTLTQQLAKNAYLTLDQTLIRKAKELFLALEIEKQYEKNEILEMYLNNSYFGSGVWGVEDASWKYFGKPASDVTVAEGAVLAGILKAPSNYNPIDYYENSLTRRDLILQLMVDNGFTDQATADAAMAEGIYLADYYDNADAYNYPYYFDAVIEEAIEEYGIDEEDLLNKGYKIYTGLDQQYQQQMDYTYDTAYFADAADGTLMQSASVALDPQTGDVMAIVGGRGEHTFRGFNRATQMRVPPASTIKPLSVYLPALENGYKVDSLIMDDDTIGYGEADDYFVANYNHYSEYQGIPMYQALVESKNTSAAYLLDEMGIEKGIQQLREFGLKVREEDEKELGAIALGAMDGVSPLQMASSYAVFANGGVKAEPRFITKIVDATDAVIVDNTDPNTKRITSKETADAMTSMMMGTYAPGGTGYGAGPYNGMLLAGKTGTSEGEGGDYDRTKWMIGYTPDIAIATWIGFDETDAEHNLSNTGNMFYDLFSAQTGNLLSVSPQTEFVVAGIDGQSQNEGSNWADSLDGIMDGLNKFSNRAVEESRKFYDWATGFFR; from the coding sequence ATGAAAGAAGAATGGAAAATAAAACTAAAAAATTGGGGACAACGCCAATCAGTAGTTTTAAAGAATTTTTGGCGGCGTTACCGGATTAATAAACTGGTTATTTTATTGGGACTTGTGATGGTTTTAATCAGCAGCTCTTATTTAGTATTTCTGGCAAAAACGGCAAATGTAGAAAATCTCAAAGCGGGTTTGGCACAAACAACGCTTGTCTACGACCGCTACGGAGAAGAGGCGGGAGAATTATACGCGCAAAAAGGGACGTTTGTTACGATAGAAGAAATCTCTACGAATATTCAGGATGCGGTTATTTCCACAGAGGATAAACGGTTTTATTCGCATAACGGCTTTGACCCAATCGGGATTGGCCGGGCAGCAGTCGGTTATGTGATAAACCGCGGTAATATTGTGGGTGGAGGCTCGACACTGACGCAACAATTAGCGAAAAATGCGTATCTAACCTTGGATCAAACGTTAATTCGAAAAGCCAAAGAATTATTTTTAGCATTGGAAATTGAAAAGCAGTACGAAAAAAATGAAATTCTCGAAATGTATTTAAATAATTCTTACTTCGGTAGCGGGGTATGGGGCGTTGAAGATGCTTCTTGGAAGTATTTCGGCAAACCGGCTTCCGATGTGACGGTGGCAGAAGGAGCTGTATTGGCAGGGATTCTGAAAGCACCATCGAATTACAATCCGATTGACTACTATGAAAATAGTTTAACGCGTCGGGATTTAATTTTACAATTAATGGTAGATAATGGTTTTACGGATCAAGCAACGGCGGATGCTGCGATGGCTGAAGGTATTTATTTGGCAGATTACTACGACAATGCGGATGCGTACAACTATCCTTATTATTTCGATGCGGTTATTGAAGAAGCAATCGAAGAATATGGCATTGATGAAGAAGATTTATTAAACAAAGGGTATAAAATTTACACGGGATTGGACCAACAATACCAACAACAAATGGATTACACGTATGATACGGCTTATTTCGCGGATGCGGCTGACGGCACGCTCATGCAAAGTGCTTCTGTTGCGCTTGATCCACAAACCGGCGATGTGATGGCGATCGTTGGTGGGCGTGGCGAGCATACGTTCCGGGGGTTCAACCGAGCGACGCAAATGCGAGTTCCACCAGCGTCAACGATCAAACCGTTGTCTGTTTATTTACCAGCACTGGAAAATGGCTACAAAGTTGATTCATTAATTATGGATGATGACACGATTGGTTACGGTGAGGCCGACGATTATTTCGTTGCAAACTACAACCATTACAGTGAATACCAAGGGATTCCGATGTATCAGGCGTTAGTGGAAAGTAAGAATACTTCCGCGGCATACTTATTAGATGAAATGGGTATTGAAAAAGGCATACAGCAATTGCGAGAATTTGGATTGAAGGTTCGAGAAGAGGACGAAAAGGAACTAGGGGCTATCGCGCTTGGGGCAATGGATGGTGTGTCACCGCTGCAAATGGCGAGTTCATATGCAGTCTTTGCGAACGGTGGGGTGAAAGCTGAGCCGCGATTTATCACGAAGATTGTCGATGCCACAGACGCTGTTATTGTGGATAACACAGATCCCAATACAAAACGGATTACGTCGAAAGAAACCGCAGATGCAATGACGAGTATGATGATGGGGACGTATGCACCCGGCGGAACTGGCTATGGTGCGGGACCTTATAATGGGATGCTGCTAGCGGGTAAAACGGGTACATCCGAAGGCGAGGGCGGCGATTACGACCGGACCAAATGGATGATTGGTTATACACCGGATATCGCGATTGCAACTTGGATCGGCTTTGACGAGACAGATGCGGAGCATAACTTGAGTAATACGGGAAATATGTTCTATGATTTATTTAGTGCACAAACAGGGAATCTGTTGAGTGTCAGCCCACAGACAGAATTCGTGGTGGCTGGTATTGATGGACAGTCTCAAAATGAGGGCAGCAATTGGGCCGATTCATTGGATGGCATCATGGATGGTCTGAATAAATTCAGTAACCGTGCAGTCGAAGAATCGCGCAAATTCTATGATTGGGCAACTGGCTTCTTTAGATAA
- a CDS encoding hemolysin family protein, whose protein sequence is MNISTGLLLFFIILAVAAFFVMSEFVLVRIRPSRLDYLIDNGNKKAILLKDMTNKLDTYLSATQLGVTITSLGLGWLGDPTFKRIIDSVFSRTTLSDNISTILSFIISFSLLTAIQVIIGELVPKNLAITKTEKLGLKIARPLNMWYKVMYPFVFILNKSANGISKAMGLTTFSESDDNVSEEELRLIMSESLKSGEINHEEYQFVENVFDFDERMAREIMVPRTDMAVVWTDDTLEDIGKLIQKEKYTRYPVVEGDKDNVLGVINAKEIFGAYVAASQGNTTDTFNLQDYLRPVIMVIETLPIKDLLFKMQKERHQIAILVDEYGGTSGLVSMEDIVEEIVGDISDEYESEETPDFIQLDNNHYRLHGRMLTDDVNDVFGLDLDEDTVDTIGGWILNEKYDIKVGEEITYKNTLFKVIQKEKNSIEAIDIFLESVTEE, encoded by the coding sequence ATGAATATTAGTACAGGATTACTATTGTTTTTTATTATTTTGGCTGTGGCCGCTTTTTTTGTGATGTCAGAGTTTGTTCTGGTTCGCATTCGACCATCCCGCCTGGATTATCTGATTGACAACGGCAATAAAAAAGCCATTTTACTGAAAGATATGACTAATAAGTTGGATACTTACTTATCCGCTACCCAACTGGGTGTGACGATCACTTCCCTTGGTTTGGGTTGGTTAGGGGATCCGACATTCAAACGGATTATCGATTCAGTATTTTCGCGAACCACCCTCTCGGATAACATCTCAACGATTCTATCTTTCATTATTTCTTTTTCACTTTTAACAGCGATTCAAGTTATTATTGGTGAATTGGTTCCGAAAAACCTGGCAATTACCAAAACAGAGAAATTAGGTTTGAAAATCGCCCGTCCGTTGAACATGTGGTACAAAGTGATGTATCCATTCGTTTTCATTTTAAATAAATCCGCAAACGGCATTTCAAAAGCGATGGGATTAACTACTTTTTCCGAATCTGATGACAATGTTTCCGAAGAAGAATTACGTCTAATTATGAGTGAAAGCCTAAAGTCTGGCGAAATCAATCACGAAGAATATCAATTTGTGGAAAATGTTTTTGATTTCGACGAAAGAATGGCACGTGAAATTATGGTGCCCCGGACAGACATGGCTGTCGTCTGGACCGATGATACATTGGAAGATATTGGGAAATTAATTCAAAAAGAGAAATATACGCGTTACCCCGTTGTCGAAGGAGATAAAGACAACGTTTTAGGTGTGATTAATGCCAAAGAAATATTTGGTGCGTATGTGGCTGCATCCCAAGGAAATACCACAGATACTTTTAATCTACAGGACTATTTACGCCCGGTTATTATGGTTATTGAAACCTTGCCAATCAAAGATTTATTATTCAAAATGCAAAAAGAACGCCATCAAATCGCTATTTTGGTGGATGAATACGGTGGGACAAGTGGATTGGTTTCAATGGAAGATATCGTCGAAGAAATCGTCGGGGACATTTCTGACGAATATGAATCGGAAGAAACGCCCGATTTCATCCAACTTGATAATAACCACTACCGTCTACACGGACGGATGTTGACGGATGATGTAAACGATGTTTTTGGTTTAGATTTAGATGAAGATACCGTCGATACCATTGGTGGTTGGATTCTCAACGAGAAGTACGATATTAAAGTCGGCGAAGAGATTACCTACAAAAACACCCTCTTTAAAGTGATTCAAAAAGAGAAAAATTCGATTGAAGCAATTGATATTTTCTTGGAAAGTGTCACCGAGGAATAA
- a CDS encoding aldo/keto reductase: MATPVITLANGIEIPQVGLGIFLMTNENETAWAIQHALKVGYRHFDTAAVYGNEAVLGRALKEAGIAREDLFLTSKVWNDKQGYETTKQAFNESLEKLQTDYLDLYLIHWHGPNVKETWCAIEELYAEGKVKAIGVSNFSINHLEAMKAYATVMPMINQVETHPYFPQDELRDYLKKEKIHHESWGPLSQGKTDLLLHPILTEIGKKYGKTPAQVVLRWHIDRGSIVIPKSVNPNRIHENFALFDFALTEDDMKAIAKLNIETRYGRDPENTGFEW; encoded by the coding sequence ATGGCAACACCGGTAATAACGTTAGCGAACGGGATTGAAATCCCGCAAGTAGGATTGGGTATCTTTTTAATGACCAACGAAAATGAAACGGCGTGGGCCATTCAGCATGCTTTGAAAGTTGGCTACCGCCATTTTGATACGGCGGCTGTTTACGGAAACGAAGCTGTTTTGGGCCGTGCACTTAAAGAAGCAGGTATCGCACGGGAAGATTTATTCCTAACGTCGAAAGTATGGAATGACAAGCAAGGTTACGAAACGACGAAACAGGCTTTCAACGAATCATTGGAGAAATTACAAACGGACTATTTGGATTTGTATTTAATCCACTGGCATGGGCCGAACGTTAAAGAAACTTGGTGTGCGATTGAGGAGTTGTATGCAGAAGGAAAAGTGAAGGCTATCGGTGTTTCCAATTTCTCAATCAACCATTTGGAAGCAATGAAAGCATATGCGACCGTCATGCCGATGATCAACCAAGTTGAAACGCATCCGTATTTCCCACAAGACGAATTACGAGATTATTTGAAAAAAGAGAAGATCCATCACGAATCTTGGGGACCTTTGAGCCAGGGGAAAACCGATTTATTGCTACATCCTATTTTGACAGAAATTGGTAAGAAATACGGCAAAACACCAGCGCAAGTTGTGTTGCGCTGGCATATCGACCGTGGTTCTATCGTGATTCCCAAGTCGGTAAACCCCAATCGTATTCATGAAAACTTCGCTTTATTCGATTTTGCTTTAACAGAAGACGATATGAAAGCAATCGCTAAACTAAATATCGAAACACGTTATGGCCGCGATCCGGAGAACACTGGGTTTGAGTGGTAA